In the genome of Penaeus vannamei isolate JL-2024 unplaced genomic scaffold, ASM4276789v1 unanchor761, whole genome shotgun sequence, one region contains:
- the LOC113802976 gene encoding uncharacterized protein, producing NISTIANNTFKKFSRQGKQSNDAENFTSPLQTLKNDETITITKLDKGRGVVILNKHDYHQKLLSILDDHTKFKKITTKISTHLLYLEDKLKRLLRAIKPSIGEITYNFLSTSGSQPGRLYGLPKVHKPNISLRPIISSIGTFNYNTAKFLVPIISPLTTNQYTIENSTAFANEITSLDLEQPSTMASFDVESLFTNVPLLETTEIIVDNIQTTHLNKFGLTKDSFKKLLNIAAHHSVFSYNDDLYMQTDGVAMGSPLGPSYANAFLCHHEINWLKQCPPEFRPVYYRRYIDDTFVLFKHPSHVNLFLNYLNSKHQCIKFTCETQLNNQLPFLDTYVTIDNGRFHTSIY from the coding sequence TAATATATCAACCATAGCCAATAACACCTTTAAGAAATTCTCTCGTCAAGGTAAACAATCCAATGATGCAGAAAATTTCACTTCACCTCTACAGACGCTTAAGAATGATGAAACTATAACAATCACCAAACTAGATAAGGGTCGTGGAGTTGTCATTTTAAACAAACATGACTATCATCAAAAATTACTTAGTATTCTGGATGACCATACCAAATTCAAGAAAATCACTACTAAAATATCCACCCACTTGTTATACCTCGAAGATAAACTTAAAAGACTTCTCCGGGCCATTAAACCATCCATCGGTGAAATCACCTATAATTTCCTGTCAACTTCTGGCTCCCAACCCGGAAGGCTATATGGTCTCCCCAAAGTTCACAAACCAAATATCTCTCTAAGACCCATTATTTCATCGATTGGCACTTTTAACTACAACACTGCAAAGTTCCTGGTTCCTATCATTTCCCCGTTAACTACCAATCAATATACCATTGAAAATTCCACAGCCTTTGCAAATGAAATAACCTCTCTTGACCTTGAACAACCCAgcactatggcgagttttgatgtggaaTCGTTGTTCACGAATGTGCCACTTCTAGAAACCACAGAGATTATAGTTGACAACATACAAACCACCCATCTCAACAAATTTGGTTtaacaaaagatagcttcaagaaACTACTCAATATTGCAGCTCATCACTCTGTTTTCTCGTATAATGATGATCTTTATATGCAAACAGACGGAGTAGCAATGGGTTCCCCACTTGGCCCCTCATATGCCAATGCCTTCCTTTGTCATCATGAAATTAACTGGCTTAAACAGTGCCCACCAGAATTCAGACCTGTCTactaccgacgatatattgatgaCACTTTCGTTCTATTCAAACACCCTTCACATGTCAATTTGTTTTTGAATTACCTTAACTCTAAACACCAATGTattaaatttacctgtgaaacacAGCTCAATAATCAACTTCCCTTTCTAGATACCTATGTTACCATTGATAATGGACGTTTCCATACCAGCATTTACC